Proteins found in one Paenibacillus wynnii genomic segment:
- a CDS encoding DUF4227 family protein, with product MIISIPKALRRLYFMIMFVAISYLFYCVMNLLEDWINPINDYGIPEGSAVKAFHENFHRENDLNLKERLRFYYWYGE from the coding sequence ATGATTATTTCTATTCCCAAAGCTTTGCGGCGTCTGTATTTTATGATTATGTTCGTAGCGATAAGTTATCTGTTCTATTGTGTTATGAACCTACTTGAAGATTGGATTAATCCTATAAATGATTACGGTATACCGGAAGGGTCTGCTGTTAAAGCATTTCACGAGAATTTCCATAGAGAAAATGATTTGAATCTGAAGGAACGCTTGCGTTTTTATTACTGGTACGGAGAGTGA
- a CDS encoding Fur family transcriptional regulator, translating to MEARIDKIKQQLQSHGYKLTPQREATVRVLLENEEDHLSAEDVFMLVKEKAPEIGLATVYRTLELLSELHVVEKINFGDGVARYDLRTDTAKHHHHHLICVQCGSMDEIREDWLGPLEEKLEVEYNFTVLDHRLDFHGICHRCKDKNNPDGNRSE from the coding sequence ATGGAAGCCCGGATAGATAAAATTAAGCAGCAGCTACAATCCCATGGATATAAGCTTACACCTCAACGGGAAGCAACCGTAAGAGTGCTACTAGAGAATGAAGAGGATCATCTGAGCGCCGAGGACGTATTCATGCTCGTCAAAGAGAAGGCTCCTGAAATCGGTCTAGCTACCGTATATCGAACCTTGGAATTACTTAGTGAATTGCATGTTGTGGAGAAGATTAACTTCGGCGACGGTGTTGCACGATATGACCTGCGTACGGATACTGCGAAACATCATCATCACCATCTAATTTGTGTGCAATGTGGAAGTATGGACGAGATTCGCGAAGATTGGCTAGGTCCTCTAGAAGAAAAGCTGGAGGTTGAATACAATTTCACTGTGCTCGATCACAGACTTGATTTTCACGGAATTTGTCACCGCTGCAAGGACAAGAATAATCCGGACGGGAACCGTTCGGAGTAA
- a CDS encoding transposase, with protein sequence MYSIQQEELFSMEDLMNMQAEPKCVAVLDYLPMNTILRAINKRTVRGRPEELNTRAMIYSLVIGKMERIPSVKDIIRRLHDNESFRKRCRFTESDRIPSGPAYSRLTTKLHQCGVLNNVMDQIVEQAIAEGFISGETLAVDSSHLEAWDCHPKIKEQTKPRKAAKPQKAAKALLKEKQPAPIPEKPEKPKRNKRGRVPQTEKAAWEEQMAAYEASLTIFEKKVAEMLDVSYDELLAQMPQYPSTGGKGDPRGNGRMMYWYGYKANLLVDTQSQFIVSSLFSSGHVSDQRLAIVLLKGLEQKFPQLTVKYVLADKGYDSGAVYQQARRNGAYALIPMIQHAKEVPEGQDEEGRPICKQGHLYSYDSFDEKYGTLKYTSPKECKTCTFSDKGCQKVHKIRIETDLRRYTAPARGSSKFKKLFKKRTAIERVFAYLKLYFNMGGSRQLNTRSRVDFELSCLTYNLCKYALEKLNQEISKKKQIA encoded by the coding sequence ATGTATAGTATACAACAAGAAGAGCTATTCTCCATGGAAGATTTAATGAACATGCAAGCTGAACCCAAATGTGTGGCAGTACTGGACTATCTCCCGATGAATACGATTCTACGTGCAATTAACAAACGTACGGTGCGGGGACGGCCTGAAGAACTCAATACTCGGGCGATGATTTACTCTTTAGTGATTGGCAAAATGGAGCGTATCCCTTCGGTGAAAGATATCATTCGACGCTTGCATGACAATGAGTCCTTTCGAAAACGTTGCCGGTTTACGGAATCCGATCGAATTCCAAGTGGTCCCGCCTACTCACGACTTACAACAAAACTGCACCAGTGTGGGGTGCTGAATAACGTGATGGACCAGATTGTTGAGCAGGCGATTGCGGAGGGGTTTATTTCTGGCGAAACACTTGCGGTGGATTCTTCTCATTTGGAGGCTTGGGATTGTCATCCGAAAATAAAAGAACAAACGAAACCCAGAAAGGCAGCAAAACCCCAAAAAGCAGCCAAAGCCCTACTTAAAGAAAAACAGCCCGCCCCAATACCCGAAAAACCAGAAAAACCCAAACGGAATAAACGTGGACGGGTACCTCAAACGGAAAAGGCGGCTTGGGAAGAACAAATGGCGGCATACGAAGCATCCTTAACCATCTTCGAGAAAAAAGTAGCAGAAATGCTGGACGTCAGCTACGATGAACTGCTGGCTCAGATGCCCCAGTATCCCAGTACCGGTGGCAAAGGCGACCCCCGGGGAAATGGTCGGATGATGTACTGGTACGGATATAAAGCGAATCTGCTCGTAGACACGCAAAGTCAATTTATAGTCAGCAGTTTGTTTAGTTCTGGGCATGTATCGGACCAGCGACTGGCTATTGTTTTACTGAAAGGGTTGGAGCAAAAATTTCCTCAATTAACGGTGAAGTATGTGCTTGCAGACAAAGGGTATGATTCTGGAGCGGTCTACCAGCAGGCTCGAAGGAATGGAGCCTATGCGTTAATTCCGATGATTCAGCACGCGAAAGAAGTGCCCGAGGGCCAGGATGAAGAAGGCCGTCCGATTTGTAAACAAGGGCATCTCTACAGTTACGATAGCTTTGATGAAAAATATGGAACACTAAAATACACAAGTCCCAAAGAATGTAAAACCTGTACGTTTAGCGACAAAGGTTGCCAGAAAGTACACAAAATTCGAATCGAAACAGACCTTCGCCGGTATACAGCACCGGCGCGTGGAAGTAGCAAGTTTAAGAAGTTATTTAAGAAGCGAACAGCGATTGAACGCGTATTTGCCTACTTGAAGCTTTATTTCAATATGGGGGGTAGCCGTCAGTTAAACACACGTTCCAGGGTGGATTTCGAACTTAGTTGTCTCACCTACAACTTGTGTAAGTATGCACTTGAAAAGCTAAACCAAGAGATCTCAAAAAAGAAGCAAATCGCCTAA
- the spoIIM gene encoding stage II sporulation protein M: MRNIRLMIKEQTPLYIFVAVLFLVGVIFGALIVSALTLDQQQDLGEYLGSFFVTVDQQVLPADTGSFWAIAVLHLKWIGLIWILGLSVIGLPGILILDFLKGVLIGFTVGTLVAQYSWHGMLFALVSVAPHNLVLIPALLVCSAAAIAFSLQMIRSRVLGQRRPSVNRPFAMYTMLSLSMALLILGVSSFETWVTPAMMRWVTPYLIFKS; encoded by the coding sequence ATGCGAAATATCCGACTGATGATTAAGGAACAGACACCGTTGTATATTTTTGTTGCTGTTTTATTCCTGGTAGGGGTTATTTTCGGTGCTCTTATTGTCAGCGCATTGACGTTGGATCAGCAGCAGGACTTAGGTGAGTACTTGGGTAGCTTCTTTGTTACAGTAGATCAGCAGGTGCTTCCTGCCGACACGGGATCATTCTGGGCCATCGCTGTCCTTCATCTGAAATGGATAGGGCTTATTTGGATTCTAGGACTTTCCGTAATTGGGTTGCCAGGCATTCTGATTCTTGATTTTCTAAAAGGAGTACTAATCGGCTTTACCGTCGGCACTCTGGTTGCCCAATATTCCTGGCACGGCATGCTGTTTGCCCTTGTTTCCGTGGCCCCGCACAACTTAGTACTGATTCCGGCACTGCTGGTTTGCAGTGCTGCAGCCATCGCATTCTCCTTGCAAATGATCCGCAGCCGGGTGTTAGGGCAACGCCGACCTTCGGTTAATCGCCCCTTTGCCATGTATACGATGTTGTCCTTGTCTATGGCCTTACTAATTTTAGGTGTTTCTTCCTTTGAAACTTGGGTAACGCCGGCTATGATGCGCTGGGTAACGCCTTATTTGATTTTTAAGTCTTGA
- a CDS encoding endonuclease Q family protein translates to MALEQELKSCYCDLHVHIGKASNGQSVKISGSRDLTFAGIAKEAAERKGIELIGIIDSHSPPVQQDILDSLDSGEMTEAKGGGISYRGTTIVLGAEIEIREPGRKECHVLAFMPNLNTMMDFSAWMSRHMRNITLSSQRLYAPARELQDEITGRGGLLIPAHIFTPHKGLYGCATDQMAELFDLERIAAVELGLSADSEMAGYISELDRYTFLTNSDAHSLGKMGREYNVMELVEPSFHELRLALERKDGRRVAANFGLNPRLGKYHRTYCSGCGSIIDEDVATSDRCPYCGSPKLVQGVLDRILHIADREVPHVPAHRPPYHYQVPLDFIPGLGKAKMNVLLQAFGTEMNIIHNAGEEEIAAVAGQDLASKIIAARTGVLELSVGGGGTYGKVVQQGSPQKDKS, encoded by the coding sequence ATGGCATTAGAACAGGAGCTGAAAAGCTGCTATTGTGACCTACATGTTCATATTGGCAAAGCCTCCAACGGACAGTCGGTCAAAATCAGCGGGAGTCGAGATCTTACCTTTGCAGGCATCGCGAAAGAGGCGGCAGAGCGCAAGGGGATAGAACTCATTGGCATTATAGACAGCCATTCACCTCCGGTTCAGCAAGATATCTTGGATAGTCTGGATTCCGGAGAAATGACGGAAGCTAAGGGCGGGGGGATATCTTACCGGGGAACGACGATTGTGCTGGGAGCGGAGATAGAGATTCGTGAACCGGGACGGAAGGAATGCCATGTACTGGCTTTCATGCCGAACCTGAATACGATGATGGATTTTAGCGCTTGGATGAGCCGTCATATGCGGAATATAACTTTAAGCTCTCAACGTTTATACGCTCCGGCGCGTGAATTGCAGGATGAGATCACTGGAAGAGGCGGCCTTCTAATTCCTGCCCATATCTTCACTCCCCATAAAGGTTTGTACGGCTGTGCCACAGATCAAATGGCTGAACTATTTGACTTGGAGCGGATTGCAGCCGTTGAGCTTGGGTTAAGTGCAGATTCGGAAATGGCCGGATATATCAGTGAGCTTGACCGGTATACCTTCCTGACCAATTCGGACGCACATTCATTGGGGAAAATGGGCCGTGAATATAATGTTATGGAGCTGGTGGAACCCTCCTTCCATGAATTACGGCTGGCGCTTGAACGTAAAGATGGACGCAGGGTAGCAGCCAACTTCGGTCTTAATCCCCGACTGGGGAAATATCACCGGACTTACTGCAGCGGCTGCGGCAGCATTATTGATGAGGATGTTGCCACCTCGGATCGTTGTCCTTATTGCGGCAGCCCTAAGTTAGTGCAAGGGGTTTTAGACCGGATTCTTCATATCGCTGACAGAGAGGTGCCCCATGTGCCTGCTCACCGACCACCTTACCATTATCAAGTGCCGCTAGATTTCATACCGGGGCTAGGAAAAGCGAAGATGAATGTTCTTTTACAAGCTTTTGGCACTGAGATGAACATTATCCATAATGCTGGTGAAGAAGAGATTGCTGCCGTAGCAGGCCAAGATTTAGCTTCCAAAATCATAGCTGCCCGTACCGGTGTACTTGAGCTTTCGGTAGGTGGCGGTGGGACATACGGCAAAGTGGTTCAGCAGGGGAGTCCACAAAAGGACAAGTCATAG
- a CDS encoding NUDIX hydrolase → MNKQEIKSNPALDEITLSTEPIFNGKIITLQVDTVRLPDGNTATREVVKHPGAVAVLALNNNKMLVVEQYRQPMQRTEVEIPAGKLDPGEDPQYAAERELQEETGFHSGELFLLKSFYTSPGFADEIIHLYVTENAQPGEMALDEDEFLEVSELTLEEAYQYIENGRIADAKTMMAVYAWHLYTLTGQWH, encoded by the coding sequence ATGAATAAACAAGAAATCAAATCCAACCCTGCTCTAGACGAAATAACATTGTCCACGGAGCCAATTTTCAATGGAAAGATCATTACTCTTCAAGTGGATACCGTACGTCTACCCGACGGCAACACAGCCACTCGGGAGGTCGTGAAACATCCTGGAGCCGTAGCGGTACTCGCATTGAACAACAATAAAATGCTGGTGGTTGAACAGTATCGCCAGCCTATGCAACGAACTGAGGTTGAAATTCCGGCAGGGAAGCTGGATCCAGGCGAAGACCCTCAATATGCAGCTGAACGAGAGCTTCAAGAAGAGACTGGCTTTCATAGTGGAGAACTGTTTCTTCTGAAATCGTTCTATACTTCACCGGGTTTTGCCGACGAAATTATTCATTTGTACGTAACGGAGAATGCTCAACCCGGCGAGATGGCGCTGGATGAGGATGAATTTCTGGAGGTTTCTGAGCTAACGCTGGAAGAAGCTTATCAATATATCGAGAACGGACGGATTGCTGACGCAAAAACCATGATGGCGGTATACGCTTGGCATCTCTATACGTTGACCGGACAATGGCATTAG
- a CDS encoding tripeptidase T, whose product MIIQDRLIQEFMELVRIDSETRNEREIADVLTKKFNALGLEVIEDDSQERTGHGAGNLFITWPAENGGDTQKLLFTCHMDTVVPGQGIKPTLGEDGWITSDGSTILGADDKAGLAALFEAIRVIQEQKLPHGQIQFVITAGEESGLLGARAMEPKYLDADMGYALDSNGEVGAIAVAAPTQAKVTMQIFGKSAHAGVNPEDGISAIQVASKAIAAMKLGRIDSETTANIGKFAGGGPTNIVCDHVQLDAEARSIVQEKVDLQIAQMREALETTVREYGAECEFRSEIIYPAFSFNEHDPVVQLADRAIKSIGLTPRLFHSGGGSDANVFNGLKIPTVNLAIGYEHIHTTKERIKAQDIVKAAEIVVAIIKESVKG is encoded by the coding sequence TTGATTATACAAGACCGATTGATTCAGGAATTTATGGAGCTTGTCCGTATTGATAGCGAGACAAGAAATGAACGAGAAATTGCGGATGTTCTGACGAAGAAATTCAATGCCCTTGGACTGGAAGTCATTGAAGATGATTCCCAGGAAAGAACGGGCCACGGTGCTGGGAACTTGTTCATCACTTGGCCTGCGGAGAATGGCGGAGATACTCAGAAGCTTCTGTTCACCTGCCATATGGATACCGTTGTTCCTGGACAGGGGATCAAGCCAACTCTTGGAGAAGACGGTTGGATTACCAGTGACGGTAGTACGATCCTTGGAGCAGATGATAAAGCAGGATTAGCTGCTTTATTCGAAGCCATCCGAGTGATTCAGGAGCAGAAGCTTCCTCATGGACAAATTCAATTCGTGATTACAGCAGGTGAAGAGTCGGGGCTGTTAGGGGCAAGAGCGATGGAGCCGAAGTATCTGGATGCCGACATGGGATATGCGCTGGATTCTAACGGTGAGGTTGGTGCGATCGCAGTGGCAGCACCTACGCAGGCCAAGGTCACCATGCAAATCTTTGGCAAGTCCGCTCATGCAGGTGTTAATCCTGAAGATGGTATCAGTGCGATTCAAGTGGCCAGCAAGGCAATCGCGGCCATGAAGCTGGGACGCATTGATAGTGAAACAACGGCCAATATCGGCAAATTCGCTGGTGGAGGCCCCACTAACATCGTGTGCGATCATGTGCAACTGGATGCTGAAGCGCGTAGTATTGTTCAAGAAAAAGTAGATCTGCAGATAGCGCAAATGCGTGAAGCCCTTGAGACAACCGTACGCGAGTATGGAGCAGAATGTGAATTCCGCAGTGAAATCATCTATCCGGCTTTCAGCTTCAACGAACATGATCCTGTGGTTCAGCTTGCAGATCGGGCCATTAAGTCTATAGGTCTAACTCCACGGTTGTTTCATTCAGGCGGAGGCAGTGATGCCAATGTGTTCAATGGTCTTAAGATTCCAACTGTGAATCTGGCGATTGGGTATGAGCATATTCATACAACCAAGGAACGAATCAAAGCCCAGGATATTGTTAAAGCGGCTGAAATAGTTGTAGCGATTATTAAGGAAAGTGTAAAAGGTTAA
- the prli42 gene encoding stressosome-associated protein Prli42 has translation MQRKKWFRILIYVMLIAMIASTLLIVIEPFLVG, from the coding sequence ATGCAACGTAAAAAATGGTTTCGCATACTCATTTACGTGATGCTGATCGCCATGATCGCTTCTACTCTGCTTATTGTGATCGAGCCGTTCCTTGTAGGTTAA
- the lipB gene encoding lipoyl(octanoyl) transferase LipB: MIITNGRKLAISYTPLMEYGKAWELQKEAVQAIDAGDGPERLILLQHPPTYTIGSQNHPEHLLLNSEQLKEQGIALFEIDRGGDITYHGPGQLVGYPLLRIGEDGKVNLHGYLRDLEQVIIDYLASYGIEGDRKPEYTGVWVGDKKICAIGIKFNKSRFRKGFVTSHGFAFNISAGISEKGFQGIIPCGIAQYGVTSLEECTGKSLDIEKIAQELIPYFLSRFGYEEILGDS, encoded by the coding sequence ATGATCATCACGAACGGACGTAAGCTGGCCATTTCGTATACCCCTTTGATGGAATACGGCAAGGCCTGGGAGCTGCAAAAAGAAGCTGTACAGGCTATTGATGCGGGTGACGGGCCGGAGAGACTCATCCTTTTGCAGCATCCGCCTACGTATACGATTGGTTCACAGAACCATCCCGAGCATCTCCTCCTTAATAGCGAGCAGCTCAAAGAACAAGGTATTGCGTTGTTTGAAATTGATCGCGGAGGAGATATTACATATCATGGACCGGGTCAGCTGGTGGGCTATCCACTATTGCGGATTGGGGAAGATGGCAAGGTGAATCTGCACGGATATCTGCGTGACCTTGAACAGGTTATTATAGATTATCTGGCATCCTACGGTATCGAAGGTGATCGCAAGCCGGAATACACGGGAGTTTGGGTTGGTGATAAGAAGATCTGTGCGATCGGAATTAAGTTTAACAAAAGCCGGTTCCGCAAAGGATTCGTTACCAGTCACGGTTTTGCCTTTAATATCAGTGCAGGCATATCTGAAAAAGGTTTCCAAGGCATTATTCCCTGTGGTATTGCCCAGTATGGTGTAACTTCATTAGAGGAGTGTACAGGAAAAAGCCTGGATATCGAAAAGATTGCCCAGGAACTAATCCCATATTTTCTGAGTCGATTTGGTTATGAGGAAATACTCGGTGATTCTTAA
- a CDS encoding dihydrolipoamide acetyltransferase family protein, translated as MSDNQKLIDVTMPQLAESLVSATIGKWLKKPGDPVEQYEPLCEVITDKVNAELPSTIDGIMGELLAEEGQTVNVGEVICQIVVPVAPSNTVDPAVQQATSSPSTAINGQAVPQGSGVRAVSQGADADAPMRSRYSPAVQTLAAEHQIDLKAVSGTGNGGRITRKDVLAYLAAGGSAPSVPMQKLEPAAKQEEIVRAILPEMEEDIQPVRNSGLHFSESPRIPTIEVEGGRGSSSEYLIDVTPIRNTIASRMRQSVTEIPHAWTMIEVDVTNLVMLRNKLKDEFKRKEGINLTYLAFLMKAVVSAIKDYPIMNSVWAVDKIIVKRDINISLAVGTEDSVMTPVIKNADQKNVAGLAREIDELAFKTREGKLRLDDMQGGTFTVNNTGSFGSILSYPIINYPQAAIVTFESIVKRPVVINDMIAVRSMANICLSLDHRILDGVISGRFLQRVKENVEGYTPETKLY; from the coding sequence ATGTCTGACAACCAAAAGTTGATCGATGTGACCATGCCTCAGCTGGCAGAGTCTCTGGTATCAGCTACGATCGGCAAATGGCTGAAAAAACCGGGTGACCCGGTGGAACAATATGAGCCGTTGTGTGAGGTCATTACAGATAAAGTAAATGCAGAGCTTCCTTCCACAATCGATGGAATTATGGGAGAACTTTTGGCTGAGGAAGGCCAGACGGTTAATGTAGGTGAAGTGATCTGTCAAATCGTTGTGCCTGTAGCCCCTTCGAATACAGTCGATCCTGCGGTTCAACAAGCTACATCAAGTCCTTCTACTGCAATCAACGGTCAAGCTGTACCACAGGGTTCGGGAGTGAGGGCAGTGAGTCAAGGTGCAGATGCCGATGCTCCAATGCGTTCCCGGTATTCTCCCGCTGTACAGACGCTGGCGGCGGAACACCAAATTGATCTCAAAGCTGTATCCGGTACAGGTAATGGAGGTCGTATCACCCGTAAGGATGTGTTGGCCTATCTTGCTGCCGGCGGATCCGCTCCGAGTGTTCCCATGCAGAAATTGGAACCGGCAGCCAAGCAGGAAGAGATCGTCCGGGCAATACTGCCAGAGATGGAAGAGGATATTCAGCCTGTGCGGAATTCCGGCCTTCATTTCAGCGAGTCCCCGCGTATCCCAACCATTGAGGTAGAAGGCGGCCGAGGCAGCAGCTCAGAGTATTTAATAGATGTAACGCCGATTCGCAACACCATCGCATCGCGGATGCGTCAAAGTGTCACCGAAATTCCACATGCTTGGACTATGATTGAAGTGGATGTCACGAATCTGGTTATGCTTCGGAACAAGCTTAAGGATGAGTTCAAGCGCAAAGAGGGCATTAATCTTACTTATCTTGCCTTTTTAATGAAGGCTGTTGTGAGTGCCATTAAAGACTATCCAATTATGAACTCTGTCTGGGCTGTTGATAAAATTATCGTTAAACGTGATATTAATATATCCCTTGCAGTAGGTACCGAGGACTCGGTAATGACCCCTGTCATTAAGAATGCTGATCAGAAGAATGTAGCTGGGTTAGCACGCGAGATTGATGAACTTGCATTTAAGACTCGTGAGGGCAAGCTGCGTCTAGATGATATGCAGGGCGGAACATTTACTGTCAATAATACAGGATCCTTTGGTTCCATTCTTTCTTATCCAATCATTAACTATCCCCAAGCGGCGATTGTTACCTTCGAGTCTATTGTGAAGAGGCCTGTAGTTATTAACGATATGATCGCTGTGCGTTCCATGGCTAATATCTGTCTGTCTCTGGATCACCGGATTCTGGATGGAGTTATAAGCGGACGATTCCTGCAAAGGGTTAAGGAAAATGTGGAAGGCTATACACCAGAAACCAAGCTGTACTAA
- a CDS encoding alpha-ketoacid dehydrogenase subunit beta: MAIMEYIDAIRLAMKEEMERDESVFILGEDVGVKGGVFTTTKGLQDQFGAERVLDTPLAESAIAGVAIGAAMYGMKPIAEMQYSDFMLPATNQIISEAAKIRYRSNNDWNCPIVIRAPIGGGIFGGLYHSQCPESIFFGTPGLKIVAPYSAADAKGLLKSAVRDPDPVLFFENKKCYKLIKGDVPEGDYTVPIGEANLLREGSDITVIGYSLPLHFAMQAAEELEREEGITAHILDLRTLQPLDREAIIAAARQTGKVLIVHEDNKTGGIGGEVAAIIAEHCLFELDAPIFRLCGPDVPAMPISPPMEKFFMLSKDKVKAEMLRLAQY; the protein is encoded by the coding sequence ATGGCTATAATGGAATATATTGATGCGATCCGGTTGGCAATGAAGGAAGAAATGGAACGGGATGAATCCGTATTTATTCTTGGAGAAGATGTCGGGGTCAAAGGCGGCGTGTTCACAACCACCAAGGGACTTCAGGATCAGTTCGGCGCAGAGCGTGTACTGGATACACCTTTGGCTGAATCGGCTATTGCCGGTGTAGCTATTGGTGCTGCCATGTACGGAATGAAGCCTATTGCCGAAATGCAGTATTCTGATTTCATGCTCCCGGCAACCAATCAAATTATCAGTGAAGCGGCCAAAATCCGCTACCGCTCCAATAACGACTGGAATTGCCCTATTGTTATCCGGGCACCGATTGGTGGAGGTATCTTTGGAGGGCTTTATCACTCCCAATGTCCGGAATCCATCTTCTTTGGTACGCCGGGTCTTAAAATTGTAGCACCTTATTCGGCAGCTGATGCCAAAGGTCTCTTGAAATCAGCTGTACGTGATCCTGATCCGGTCTTGTTCTTCGAGAATAAGAAATGCTACAAATTGATCAAGGGAGATGTGCCCGAAGGAGATTATACAGTACCTATCGGTGAAGCAAACCTGCTTCGTGAAGGAAGCGACATTACGGTTATCGGTTATAGTCTGCCTCTGCATTTTGCCATGCAGGCTGCGGAAGAGCTGGAGCGTGAGGAGGGCATTACCGCTCACATTCTGGATCTGCGTACACTGCAGCCACTTGACCGTGAAGCTATAATTGCTGCCGCACGCCAGACCGGGAAGGTCCTTATAGTGCATGAGGATAACAAAACAGGGGGCATAGGCGGGGAAGTAGCAGCGATTATTGCCGAACATTGCCTGTTCGAATTGGACGCACCCATCTTCCGTCTCTGTGGTCCTGATGTGCCGGCGATGCCGATCAGTCCGCCGATGGAGAAGTTCTTTATGCTTAGCAAAGATAAGGTAAAGGCGGAAATGCTTCGGCTGGCCCAATACTAG
- a CDS encoding thiamine pyrophosphate-dependent dehydrogenase E1 component subunit alpha, whose protein sequence is MESQGTVETINRHTALGLSDGQVIDMYRYMLLARKYDERSLLLQRAGKINFHVSGIGQEAGQVAAAFALDRQNDYFLPYYRDYAFVLSVGMTTRELMLSVFAKAEDPNSGGRQMPGHFGSKRLRIVTGSSPVTTQVPHAVGFALAAKMQKKKFVSFVTFGEGSSNQGDFHEACNFAGVNKLPVIIMCQNNQYAISIPAHRQLGGKISDRALGYGFPGIRVDGNDPLEVYRVVKEARERALAGEGPTLIEAMMYRLSPHSTSDNDLAYRTQEEVDENWKKDGVAGFRNYLINLGLWSDEQERDMIAECNLELKEAIEYADNAPFPKPEDTLLHVYSESKGGA, encoded by the coding sequence ATGGAATCACAAGGTACTGTAGAAACCATTAACAGACACACAGCGCTTGGACTTAGCGACGGACAGGTCATAGACATGTACAGATATATGCTGCTCGCCCGTAAATACGACGAGCGTAGTCTGCTGCTTCAGCGGGCTGGCAAAATTAATTTCCATGTCTCCGGGATTGGTCAGGAGGCTGGGCAGGTTGCGGCTGCATTTGCGCTGGACCGCCAGAATGATTATTTTTTACCTTATTATCGTGATTATGCATTTGTATTATCCGTTGGTATGACTACACGGGAGCTGATGCTGTCGGTATTTGCTAAGGCAGAGGACCCTAATAGCGGCGGTCGGCAGATGCCAGGCCATTTTGGAAGTAAGAGACTGCGTATTGTTACCGGATCCAGTCCAGTGACTACGCAAGTTCCGCATGCCGTAGGGTTTGCACTGGCGGCCAAAATGCAGAAGAAAAAGTTTGTTTCCTTTGTTACCTTTGGTGAAGGTTCCAGTAACCAAGGGGATTTTCACGAAGCCTGCAATTTCGCCGGTGTGAACAAGCTCCCCGTCATTATCATGTGTCAGAATAATCAATACGCGATCTCTATTCCAGCTCATCGTCAGCTTGGGGGTAAGATTAGCGACCGAGCGCTTGGCTACGGGTTTCCAGGAATACGGGTGGATGGAAATGATCCGCTGGAGGTCTACCGTGTTGTAAAAGAAGCGCGTGAGCGTGCATTGGCCGGTGAAGGCCCAACATTGATTGAGGCAATGATGTATCGTCTGTCTCCACACTCTACTTCCGATAATGATTTGGCTTACCGTACGCAAGAGGAAGTAGACGAAAACTGGAAAAAAGACGGTGTGGCAGGCTTCCGCAACTACCTGATCAACTTGGGACTCTGGAGTGATGAACAGGAACGCGATATGATTGCCGAGTGCAATCTCGAACTGAAAGAGGCTATTGAATACGCCGACAATGCGCCGTTCCCGAAACCGGAAGATACGCTGCTGCATGTGTACAGCGAGTCCAAGGGAGGAGCGTAA